Proteins encoded by one window of Blastopirellula marina:
- a CDS encoding DUF4259 domain-containing protein, with amino-acid sequence MGAWGHEIFDNDAACDWLDSLLVRDDLSSIELALDKVNQSADSIDTATASAALAACETLARLRGRPGLHEASLDQLKHWTDHHNHLDTDHLVPLAMQTLARIQADDCQLKQQWQQSENFEKWVATVEDVARRIG; translated from the coding sequence ATGGGTGCTTGGGGGCACGAAATCTTCGACAACGACGCCGCTTGCGATTGGCTGGATAGCCTGCTCGTGCGCGACGATCTTTCGTCCATCGAGTTAGCGCTCGATAAGGTGAACCAGTCTGCGGACAGCATCGATACGGCCACCGCCAGTGCGGCGTTGGCGGCTTGTGAAACGCTGGCTCGTTTGCGTGGAAGACCAGGTCTGCACGAGGCCTCGCTCGACCAGCTCAAGCACTGGACAGACCACCATAACCATCTCGATACCGATCACCTCGTTCCGTTGGCGATGCAGACGCTCGCCCGGATCCAAGCGGATGATTGCCAGCTCAAACAGCAGTGGCAACAATCCGAAAACTTCGAGAAGTGGGTGGCCACCGTAGAAGATGTTGCGCGTCGAATCGGCTAA
- a CDS encoding M28 family peptidase, protein MTFDHSPIRERLHAHVDRLSGQIGPRILARPESISATIGYLTSQWNEMGYEVREETYASSDGPATNLVVEIPGTSANEVIVLGAHYDTVATTPGADDNASAVAVLLEVGRLLKEVTPRRTIRFVAFACEESPYMSLGSMGSQHHAQQARQRGEKIAMLCLEMVGYFRDDPGSQSVPSSIPKFLHWLFPKRGNFLAAIGNLSSWQLSWAFRRGFKKASRLKLFSICLPEKIEEIRRSDNSSFWDAGYPALMLTDTSFLRNANYHQPSDTPDTLDYDAMSEVTRGVASAVKKLAG, encoded by the coding sequence ATGACATTCGACCACTCACCGATCCGCGAAAGACTTCACGCGCATGTCGATCGGCTGTCAGGCCAGATTGGCCCTCGTATTCTGGCCAGGCCTGAGTCGATTTCGGCGACGATCGGCTATCTGACCAGCCAGTGGAATGAGATGGGCTACGAGGTTCGTGAAGAGACTTACGCGTCCTCGGACGGACCGGCTACGAACCTGGTGGTGGAGATCCCCGGCACGTCGGCCAACGAGGTGATTGTCTTGGGAGCTCATTACGATACCGTTGCCACCACGCCGGGGGCCGACGACAACGCTTCGGCTGTGGCCGTATTGCTGGAGGTCGGTCGGCTGCTGAAGGAAGTGACGCCACGCAGAACCATTCGCTTTGTCGCGTTTGCTTGTGAAGAATCCCCCTACATGAGCCTAGGCTCGATGGGGAGTCAGCATCATGCCCAACAGGCCCGTCAGCGGGGCGAGAAGATCGCGATGCTGTGCCTGGAGATGGTGGGCTACTTTCGCGACGATCCTGGCTCGCAGTCGGTACCTAGTTCGATACCTAAGTTTCTGCACTGGCTGTTTCCCAAGCGGGGCAACTTCCTGGCGGCCATCGGCAACTTAAGTTCGTGGCAACTCTCGTGGGCGTTTCGGCGCGGGTTCAAGAAGGCTTCTCGCTTGAAACTGTTTTCGATCTGCTTGCCAGAGAAGATCGAAGAGATTCGCCGGAGCGATAACAGTTCGTTCTGGGATGCCGGTTATCCGGCGCTCATGCTGACCGACACCAGCTTTCTGCGAAACGCGAATTATCATCAGCCGAGCGATACGCCAGACACGCTGGACTACGACGCGATGAGCGAGGTCACGCGAGGGGTTGCCAGCGCCGTAAAGAAACTGGCCGGTTAG
- a CDS encoding sulfatase produces MFRPAPLVVALLACLSTSLEAASKPNVVVLLADDLGYQDVGCYDGPVQTPAIDALATGGTRFQAFYSGCAVCSPSRATLLTGRHHIRAGVYSWIHDESQRSHLLLRENTLAEVLRQEGYATAHIGKWHLGLPGNKYNKPTPDQHGFDYWLATSNNAEPSHKNPHNFIRNGKPVGKQEGYSCQLVVDEAIDWLDHHRDAKKPFFLNVWFHEPHAPIAAPDDIVAKYGKTKDNAAIYSGTIDNTNLAIERLVAKLHKIDKPENTLIVYASDNGSYRDDRTGGLRGKKGVNWEGGIRVPGIFYWPGTIEAGQVITAETPAGIVDIFPTVCGLLGIEPPPERHLDGSNLTPLLTPATDKFIRHQPMFWHLQRSKPIVAMRDGRFSLVAERDYEMSTDNMFQEKWIPLIKTGTYTNYQLFDLVDDPQQKHDLAKEKPELLARLKGKLLEINNSIMADGADWHLPAEGR; encoded by the coding sequence ATGTTCCGCCCTGCCCCGTTGGTTGTTGCCCTGCTCGCGTGCCTATCGACTTCATTGGAAGCGGCCTCGAAGCCCAATGTGGTCGTCCTGCTGGCCGACGACCTGGGATACCAGGATGTCGGCTGTTACGACGGGCCGGTTCAGACCCCCGCGATCGATGCCCTGGCGACAGGCGGAACTCGGTTTCAGGCTTTCTACTCAGGCTGTGCGGTATGCTCCCCTTCCCGGGCAACGCTTCTCACGGGGCGGCATCACATTCGTGCCGGCGTCTATAGCTGGATTCATGATGAATCCCAGCGGTCGCACTTGCTTCTGCGCGAAAACACTTTGGCCGAAGTCCTGCGGCAAGAGGGTTACGCCACCGCGCATATCGGCAAGTGGCATTTGGGTTTGCCCGGCAACAAGTACAACAAGCCGACGCCTGACCAGCATGGCTTCGACTACTGGCTGGCGACCTCGAATAACGCCGAGCCCAGCCATAAGAATCCCCACAACTTTATTCGCAACGGCAAGCCGGTCGGCAAGCAGGAGGGTTACTCGTGTCAGTTGGTCGTCGACGAAGCGATCGACTGGCTCGATCACCACCGCGACGCCAAGAAGCCATTCTTTCTAAACGTGTGGTTCCATGAACCCCACGCCCCGATTGCCGCCCCAGATGATATCGTTGCGAAGTACGGTAAAACGAAAGACAACGCCGCAATCTATTCCGGCACGATCGACAACACGAACCTGGCGATCGAGCGTCTGGTAGCCAAGCTGCACAAGATTGATAAGCCTGAGAACACACTCATCGTTTACGCTTCCGACAACGGCAGCTATCGCGACGATCGCACCGGCGGCTTGCGTGGTAAGAAAGGGGTCAACTGGGAAGGGGGAATTCGCGTTCCTGGTATCTTCTACTGGCCCGGTACCATCGAGGCAGGCCAGGTCATCACCGCCGAAACGCCGGCCGGGATCGTCGATATCTTTCCCACCGTGTGCGGCCTTTTGGGGATCGAGCCTCCGCCAGAGCGGCACCTGGATGGAAGCAACCTGACACCGCTGCTTACCCCAGCTACGGACAAGTTTATCCGGCATCAACCGATGTTCTGGCATCTGCAACGGTCGAAGCCAATTGTCGCCATGCGCGACGGGCGATTCAGTTTGGTAGCTGAGCGCGACTACGAGATGAGTACCGACAATATGTTCCAGGAAAAATGGATTCCCCTGATCAAGACCGGAACCTATACCAACTATCAGTTGTTTGATCTGGTAGACGATCCGCAGCAGAAGCATGATCTGGCGAAGGAAAAGCCCGAGTTGCTGGCCAGGCTGAAGGGGAAGTTGCTGGAGATCAACAACAGCATCATGGCCGATGGTGCTGACTGGCACCTCCCTGCTGAGGGGCGATAG